In a single window of the Cryptococcus tetragattii IND107 chromosome 1, whole genome shotgun sequence genome:
- a CDS encoding helicase SWR1 gives MSTESPQLATSSRLRTTSIQVKTVAIDTSVPTTLAEPRSRCLRARPSLPDPFTGTPLLTPHANGLGAQAKGMEAISHGLRDEAIIGRREKRITEKEKQLKEVIESHDGLIREKFHLERFVTLLEGWNPKQAKLDNSPVFLEWKDSKHNLLNLLPEEPAVSISLQAGPSRPRTSLPSRTTRRKAHEQSELLAHVVAPVAKRLAFAPSAKGKERVVEELPAKTKGKGKAVAEQSLIASPVEDALHAKGRKRKASDVNADMLPPPIPDKRSKGSRRATMTAAVPQIDSNEEAGFDLQASGGDKARRRGRISLPDFSAPKKVRTVRKADVVPRESASPVIETSTSEQLPSRSPIPTRTCLPTLAHLPFPPAPHRTKKRIVGPRTIRYTDPSQRPPAPKYGGDITPIVESYVNINDTGPPPEIKTLEARAKKEGYLLARVMYLKSHGRLQRLIDEENGSNLLPTTTTSNSHAKIIRIPPRKTDFHDSLMAHMVQVRNAMLNVAKAKPVTCKRVAKMVQAYWENIEGKEERERLAEEKERKRMTKEMVKSLRKRWALAVKIVRAKILEAQKQEQDRLGKEHLQNILQRSTGLLEAQIQGPNDSGEESENSTSDHTEDSEGDDEVNIPLPATSVPPESVTGHDEEDVDVDGDDNDEEHREEDVSQEDDESDVSDAEGDEDDMSEQNQDLRSLILNDVLNQDQVSIVGIAEENQETSDTEQLTDNKNDREEPQEMAIQAVLDGSDNVERLEKLHKSASSTADIENSAVPELSSPEGSDALCPPIAPFLVHQSSETSSQPRTRKVKISTRPFPSEPDPDADDPEFVAQSADSSLDDQDEKLDVEMEEAEGPERESDEENRDSEDEGLLADADLPIEVLLKRYGYPVPDEGAVNGEAERSERGAPEQASPTTETLPSTTLSLAQEVNQTDQSLTNTALAEPRVPEQLIINGKRQRRKKEIWTPDDSEPQHLVGRKRVKKVEIVEEVEAAVPQNGDGLVIVEKETMGHEDSDNSKGSQEESDGAEYDSEEDDDEDEEEEVFDEGDVDWNDRQDKDGDVGPRVRQPFLLRGTLRPYQQAGLEWLASLWSNNMNGILADEMGLGKTIQTIALLGHLACDKGVWGQHLIIVPTSVILNWEMEFKKFLPGMKVLTYYGNQKERKEKRVGWHTENTWQVCITSYQIVLADQHIFRRKNWCYMILDEAHNIKNFRSQRWQTLLGFKAQRRLLLTGTPLQNNLMELWSLLYFLMPGGIGADATAVVGFANHKEFMEWFSNPMDKAIETGDTMDEETLETVAKLHTLLRPFILRRLKSEVETQLPGKFEHVVYCRLSKRQRFLYDEFMSRASTHEALTTGGYLGVMNTLMQLRKVCNHPDLFEVRPVKTSFAMDNVVRDFEPSDVLIRRRLLAEEDERRIDVLAMGFGVAHNEAISGWIARARQAYDASDKLPYAQPPSKRGKLPVPPPKDTRSVELWLKYRAWVEEEFSKRRWESIRATNRQRCGLSPIYGASFLSLLGNLPNFLLPQGVRPRREETFADFTPPATKFIISLPERAKSLEDIIDRFAVIPPNAIARDLAAYALPGLEPISHPALTDPSFDTLHRSSVKLQIAFPDASLLQYDCGKLQKLFEMLRNLKSEGHRVLIFTQMTRVLDILEMFLSYNGHRYLRLDGSTKIEDRQVLTERFNSDPRIFVFIASSRSGGVGINLTGADTVFFYDSDWNPSMDRQCMDRAHRIGQTREVHIYRFVSSHTVEENMLRKAEQKRLLDKMVIQEGGFNNDWWGRVGWKDMFGDVPGLADAPGVVEESEEGIVDIQVERTPVVEDVEVTRPRAGEERELAKALAEVEDEEDAQAARMAQGEGELDLQEFEEGPKTVAKRARVFEPEDSSTPLTTEAGEAGDEVEEYDDEPGVEEYMLKWVKEDWEFFSSYRA, from the exons ATGAGCACTGAATCGCCACAGTTGGCAACGTCGTCTCGGTTGCGGACAACTTCCATTCAAGTGAAAACAGTTGCTATCGATACATCGGTGCCTACAACTTTGGCAGAGCCTCGATCCCGATGTCTCCGTGCTCGGCCTTCGTTGCCGGATCCTTTTACCGGCACCCCGCTTCTTACCCCTCATGCAAATGGACTTGGGGCTCAGGCAAAAGGCATGGAGGCTATTAGCCATGGTCTTAGGGATGAAGCTATAATTGGCAGGCGAGAAAAACGAATTacagaaaaggagaaacaGCTCAAAGAGGTGATTGAAAGTCATGATGGATTAATCCGAGAGAAGTTCCATCTTGAAAGATTCGTGACTCTGTTGGAAGGCTGGAACCCAAAG CAAGCGAAACTGGATAATTCGCCTGTTTTCCTAGAG TGGAAGGACAGTAAACAcaaccttctcaacctcttACCTGAGGAGCCTGCTGTCAGCATTTCCCTCCAAGCAGGGCCTTCGCGGCCGAGGACTTCCTTGCCGTCCCGCACAACTCGTCGAAAGGCACATGAACAGTCTGAATTGCTTGCTCATGTGGTAGCTCCTGTCGCGAAACGTCTCGCTTTTGCTCCATCAgcgaaaggaaaggaaagagttgttgaagaactACCTGCAAAGaccaaaggcaaagggaAAGCAGTTGCTGAACAGTCTTTGATTGCTTCCCCGGTTGAAGATGCTCTTCACGctaaaggaagaaaaagaaaggcTAGCGACGTCAATGCCGACATGCTTCCGCCACCTATTCCTGATAAGAGGAGCAAAGGTTCTCGGCGGGCCACAATGACTGCGGCTGTGCCACAAATCGATTCAAATGAGGAAGCTGGCTTCGATTTGCAGGCTTCTGGTGGCGACAAAGCTAGGCGACGAGGCCGAATATCACTGCCTGATTTCTCTGCCCCCAAAAAGGTACGAACTGTCAGAAAAGCCGACGTCGTTCCGCGCGAAAGCGCGTCGCCGGTGATTGAAACGTCTACATCAGAGCAATTACCTTCTCGATCTCCAATACCAACACGAACATGTCTCCCAACCCTCGCGcaccttccttttcccccaGCTCCTCATCGTACAAAAAAGAGAATTGTGGGTCCACGTACTATTCGCTACACAGATCCTTCTCAACGGCCTCCTGCTCCCAAATACGGCGGCGATATCACACCCATTGTGGAATCCTACGTTAATATTAACGATACAGGGCCTCCACCGGAAATCAAAACACTGGAAGCCCGCGCTAAGAAAGAAGGCTATCTTTTGGCCCGTGTGATGTATTTGAAGAGCCATGGTAGACTCCAACGCCTAATAGACGAAGAGAATGGATCGAACTTGCTCCCTACAACGACTACCTCAAATTCCCATGCCAAGATCATTAGGATACCACCCCGCAAAACTGACTTTCATGATTCATTGATGGCACATATGGTCCAGGTCCGTAACGCCATGCTCAATgtggcaaaggcaaagccCGTAACATGTAAAAGGGTGGCAAAAATGGTCCAGGCATATTGGGAAAATAtcgaaggcaaggaagaaagagagcgGCTTgcggaggaaaaagaaaggaaaagaatgaCGAAAGAGATGGTTAAATCGTTGAGGAAGCGATGGGCTTTGGCAGTGAAG ATCGTGAGAGCCAAGATCCTGGAAGCCCAGAAGCAAGAACAGGATCGTTTGGGCAAAGAGCATCTCCAAAACATCTTACAGCGAAGCACTGGTCTTCTTGAAGCCCAAATTCAAGGTCCGAATGACAGCGGAGAAGAAAGCGAAAATAGCACATCGGACCATACAGAAGATAGTGAGGGGGATGACGAAGTTAACATTCCCTTACCAGCCACCTCAGTACCTCCTGAATCCGTAACCGGCcacgatgaggaagatgttgatgtggatggtgatgacAACGACGAGGAAcacagagaagaagacgttTCACAGGAGGACGACGAAAGTGACGTTTCGGATGCCGAAGGTGACGAGGATGACATGTCTGAGCAAAATCAAGATCTACGATCCCTCATATTGAATGACGTCCTCAACCAGGATCAAGTGTCCATAGTCGGCATTGCTGAGGAGAATCAAGAGACCTCTGACACCGAACAGCTTACAGATAATAAGAATGACCGCGAGGAGCCCCAAGAAATGGCGATTCAGGCGGTCCTCGATGGCTCTGACAATGTAGAAAGATTAGAAAAGCTGCATAAGTCAGCATCATCTACTGCCGATATTGAAAACTCAGCTGTTCCGGAGTTGTCAAGCCCCGAAGGTTCTGATGCCTTGTGTCCTCCGATAGCGCCATTCCTTGTTCATCAGTCCTCTGAAACGAGCTCGCAGCCCCGCACACGCAAAGTCAAAATATCTACCCGTCCCTTTCCATCTGAACCTGATCCTGATGCCGACGACCCTGAGTTCGTAGCTCAATCTGCAGACAGTAGTCTTGATGATCAAGATGAGAAGCTGGAtgtggaaatggaagaggcagaaggCCCAGAAAGAGAGAGTGACGAAGAGAATCGCGATAGCGAAGATGAGGGCCTATTAGCCGATGCGGATCTTCCTATCGAAGTTTTGCTGAAAAGATATGGTTATCCAGTCCCTGATGAGGGTGCAGTCAATGGTGAAGCAGAACGGAGCGAAAGGGGGGCGCCTGAACAGGCATCGCCAACTACCGAGACCCTTCCATCAACTACATTGAGCTTAGCACAAGAGGTGAATCAAACGGACCAGTCTCTCACCAACACAGCTCTTGCTGAGCCTCGAGTACCTGAGCAGCTGATCATCAATGGTAAACGACAACgtcggaagaaggagatctGGACTCCGGACGACTCGGAACCTCAACATTTAGTTGGCAGAAAGAGAGTCAAGAAGGTGGAAATCGTAGAAGAGGTAGAAGCGGCCGTTCCCCAGAATGGAGATGGCCTGGTCATTGTAGAGAAAGAAACAATGGGTCACGAAGACAGTGATAACTCGAAGGGATCGCAGGAAGAGTCAGATGGAGCCGAATATGACagcgaagaggatgatgacgaagatgaggaagaagaagtcttcgatgaaggtgatgtAGATTGGAATGACCGTCAAGAtaaggatggagatgtTGGACCTCGAGTTCGACAGCCCTTCCTGTTGAGAGGAACCCTTAGGCCTTATCAACAGGCAGGCTTAGAATGGCTTGCTAGTCTCTGGTCTAATAACATGAACGGTATTTTGGCCGATGAAATGGGCCTTGG CAAAACCATCCAGACAATAGCTCTTCTAGGCCACCTTGCTTGCGATAAAGGCGTCTGGGGTCaacatctcatcatcgtccccACCTCGGTTATCCTTAATTGGGAGATGGAGTTCAAAAAATTTCTCCCTGGCATGAAGGTACTCACCTATTACGGAAACCAGAAAGAGCGGAAAGAGAAGCGTGTGGGATGGCACACCGAAAATACCTGGCAAGTTTGCATAACGTCTTACCAGATTGTCCTTGCGGATCAGCACATCTTCCGAAGAAAAAACTGGTGCTATATGATATTGGACGAAGCGCATAACATCAAGAACTTCAGAAGTCAAAGATGGCAAACGCTTTTGGGTTTTAAAGCACAAAGACGACTGCTCCTGACAGGGACACCACTTCAAAATAACCTTATGGAGCTATGGAGTCTTCTTTACTTCCTGATGCCTGGCGGAATTGGAGCAGATGCGACAGCGGTTGTCGGTTTTGCTAATCACAAAGAATTCATGGAATGGTTCTCTA ACCCTATGGACAAAGCCATCGAAACGGGTGATAccatggatgaagaaacCTTGGAAACTGTTGCCAAACTCCATACTCTTCTCAGGCCTTTCATTCTACGTCGACTCAAATCCGAGGTAGAAACCCAACTTCCGGGAAAATTCGAGCACGTCGTCTATTGTCGCCTGTCTAAGCGTCAGCGCTTTCTGTACGATGAGTTCATGTCTCGTGCTTCCACTCACGAGGCACTCACTACTGGGGGATATCTCGGTGTCATGAATACCCTTATGCAATTGAGAAAGGTGTGCAATCACCCAGATCTCTTTGAGGTAAGGCCTGTAAAAACGAGTTTTGCCATGGATAACGTGGTAAGGGACTTTGAGCCGAGTGACGTACTCATTAGAAGGCGGCTGTTagcggaagaggatgaaagaaggatcGATGTCCTTGCCATGGGTTTCGGAGTCGCCCATAACGAAGCAATATCTGGATGGATAGCTAGAGCGAGACAAGCATATGACGCCTCGGACAAACTACCTTATGCTCAACCCCCATCAAAAAGGGGGAAGCTCCCTGTTCCACCCCCGAAAGACACCAGGAGTGTAGAACTCTGGCTCAAGTATCGTGCCtgggttgaagaagaatttaGTAAAAGACGCTGGGAGAGTATCCGAGCAACTAATCGACAAAGATGCGGTTTATCTCCCATTTACGGCGCAAGCTTTTTGTCTTTACTTGGCAACCTTCCAAACTTCTTGCTTCCGCAAGGCGTTCGACCTCGACGAGAAGAGACGTTTGCCGATTTCACTCCACCTGCAACCAAATTCATTATCTCTCTACCCGAAAGGGCCAAATCTTTAGAGGATATTATTGACCGCTTTGCTGTTATACCCCCCAATGCAATCGCCCGTGATCTCGCTGCTTATGCCCTTCCCGGCCTAGAAcccatttcccatcctgCCCTGACAGATCCATCCTTCGACACTCTCCATCGATCTTCAGTCAAGCTCCAAATTGCCTTCCCTGACGCCAGCCTTCTTCAGTATGATTGTGGTAAACTGCAGAAACTCTTCGAGATGCTGCGTAATCTCAAATCTGAAGGGCATAGGGTATTGATTTTCACTCAGATGACTCGTGTTCTTGATATCCTTGAAATGTTCCTGTCATATAACGGTCATCGATATCTCCGACTTGATGGAAGTACGAAGATCGAAGACCGACAGGTCTTGACGGAAAGATTCAATTCCGATCCTCGCATTTTCGTTTTCATTGCCTCTAGTCGATCTGGTGGGGTAGGCATCAACCTCACAGGTGCAGACactgtcttcttctacgACTCCGACTGGAATCCTTCAATGGACAGACAGTGCATGGATCGGGCGCATCGAATTGGTCAGACAAGGGAGGTCCATATTTATCGCTTTGTCAGCAGCCACACAGTGGAAGAAAACATGTTGAGAAAGGCGGAGCAGAAAAGACTCTTGGACAAAATGGTCATCCAAGAAGGTGGTTTCAATAACGATTGGtggggaagagtgggatggaaagataTGTTTGGGGACGTACCAGGCCTCGCTGATGCACCGGGGGTTGTGGAGGAAAGTGAGGAGGGTATCGTAGACATCCAGGTCGAAAGGACACCGGTGGTTGAAGATGTAGAGGTTACAAGACCTCGTGCGGGAGAAGAGCGGGAGCTAGCGAAGGCTCTGGCtgaggtggaagatgaggaggatgcaCAAGCTGCACGAATGGCGCAGGGTGAAGGCGAATTGGATCTGCaagagtttgaagaagggccAAAGACGGTCGCGAAACGAGCAAGAGTCTTTGAACCTGAGGACAGCAGCACACCGTTGACAACGGAGGCTGGGGAAGCCGGAGACGAGGTCGAGGAGTATGATGACGAGCCCGGCGTAGAAGAGTACATGCTGAAATGGGTGAAAGAGGACTGGGAATTTTTTTCATCCTACAGAGCATAA
- a CDS encoding V-type proton ATPase subunit E: MSFFHVVFVAFVIAAIGAAGWFITPKGKNQTLLRTSLLLTLACCYLMWAITYLCQLHPLITPRRSDLRMEY, encoded by the exons ATGTCATTCTTTCACGTCGTATTTGTGGCTTTCGTGATTGCAGCTATTGGAGCTGCAGGATGGTTTATCACtccaaagggaaagaacCAAAC ATTGCTTCGAACGAGCTTGCTGCTGACTCTTGCATGTTGCTATCTCAT GTGGGCTATCACATACTTATGTCAACTACACCCCCTCATCA CGCCTCGTCGTTCAGATTTAAGAATGGAGTACTAG